The Gordonia mangrovi genome includes the window CGAGCGGGGTCAGGACCCGCCTTCGTCCCGACCCTCTCGGCCGCGTCTCTGTCATCTGCATTTCCCCTTTGTTCTACTCATGCGCGCCGATACGAGAGGGTCTCCCCACGCGCTCCGCCCATCCAGACGTCGTTGCAGGCGGCTGCGAACTCATCGAGACCTTCGGTGATGGTGCCGAAGACGTTGCCGGGCACCCACCCGACGTCACCGTTGACCAGCAGATTGTTGCGCCCATAGAACACCGCGACATCGATGAGGAGACGATGGTTGCCTGGTGCGCCACCGGGTTCATATCCGTAGGCCGGATTCTCCAGCACACCGTCGAATGTGAAGTAGCACAGGTCGCCTGGTATCGGGGTCACGGTGGTGTTCTCCGGTCCGGGCTCCACCGGAGCAAAGGCCGGCACCAAGGTGTAGATCTCGTTGCGCGCAAACTTGCCGTGATAGACCTGATCACCCAGCGGCAGCGCATCCCAGACGGCGGCCGCGGTGCGGGGCGCCTCATCGTCGAGCAACTTGGCCACCGCGGTCACGCCGCGCTGTTCGAGGGTCACGGTGATGTACCGATCGCTCACCGGCCCCCCTCACGTGTGGCGAACGGGGCGACCCGCTCGTAGGCCGCCGCCACCCGGAGCACCATGTCGTCGTGGTGACGAGCACCGACGATCTGCAGACCGGTGGGCAGCGCCGCGGGTCCGCTGTGGTCGAAGCCGCTCGGCACGGTGATCGCCGGCTGACCGGTCAGATTGAACGGATAGGAATACGGCGTCCACGACGTCCAGTCCGGTGAGTCCGAACCGGCGGGGACGTCGACGCCGGCTTCGAAGGCGACGCGCGGGGTGCTCGGCGTGATGAGAACGTCGTGGTCGAGATGCAGCTTTCCCATCTCCACCCCGAGTGCCATGCGCACCGCGGTGGCGTCCAGATAGTCGGTGGCCGAGAACCCGGCATGCCGGGCTAACGCAGCCGCCAACCCGTGATCGATCTTCTCGTGCGCACCCGGCCCCTGTGCCCGCACCACCACGTCGGCGCCGCTGAACCAGAGGATGTGGTAGGCCCAGGCCGGGTCGTCCCAGCCCAGGTCGATTTCGGTGACGGTCGCGCCCAGCTCGCGCAATTGCTGCACCGCAGCATCGGTGTTGCGTTGCACAGCAGGATCATTCAATCCGAAGCCGAGATCGGGGCTGTACGCGATGCGGACACCACGCAGGTCGTGCGGCGTTTCTGCGAGGATATCGGCGGAGTTCGTCGTCGGGGTGGGCATGGCCCACCAGTCGCGCGAGTCGAATCCGCTGAGCACATCGAGCATCACCGCACAGTCGGTCACGGTCCGGGTCATCGGACCGGCATGGGCGAGCGTGCCGAATGGGCTGGCCGGGTAGAGGGGCACGCGCCCGAAGGTCGGTTTGAGACCAACTATGCCGCAAAAGGAGGCCGGGATACGGATCGATCCGCCACCGTCGGTGCCGATCGAGAGCGGACCGAGCCCGGCGGCGACGGCCGCCGCACTGCCGCCGCTCGATCCCCCCGAGGTCCGCTCGGTGTTCCACGGGTTCCGGGTGACTCCACACCGGGGGCTGTCGGTGACCCCCTTCCATCCGAACTCCGGCGTGGTGACCTTGCCCAGCAAGACGGCGCCGGCTTCGCGTAGCCGGGCCACCGCGGGCGCGTCGACGGCCCACTCGTCGTCGGTGGCGTGGATCAACTCCGAGCCACGCAGTGTGGGCCAGCCGGCGGTCAGGAACAGGTCCTTGATGCTGACGGGCACACCGTCGAGTGGGCCGAGTGGCACGCCGGTGGCGTGACGCTGCGCCGACGCCCGGGCATCGGCCATCGCCGCATCGGGGTCGACCAGGCAGTAGGCGTTGATCGCGGGGTTCTCGGCGTCGATGGTCTGAAGTAGTTCATCGGCGACGGTGACCGGGGAGAACGCCCCCGACCGGTACCCTGCAGCCAACTCGCCGGCAGTGCACCATCGTGCGGTTGTGTGCATCGGTTCCTTCAGCAGATCTCAGGATTGTTGGTAGATTGTTGACAATCTACCTTGGAGGTATGTGAGTGACAACCAGAACGCCGACAGTCGCGCTGCTCTATCCCGGACACGCGGCGGAGGACGACTACCCGCTGGCCGAGACCGCCCTCGACGGCACGATCCGGCTGCCGGTGATCATCACCGAGATCGAGTCCGATGATCACACCGTCGAGGCGATGCGTGCCGTCGGGACCGATATGCCCTTGCGGGAGGGCGCCAACCGCGCCCTGGCCCACGCGCCGGACGCCCTGATCTGGGCATGCACGTCCGGGAGCTTCCTGTACGGCTGGGATGGCGCACACGAGCAGGTCGCCCGGGTGGCCGAGCAGGTGGGCCTACCGGTGTCGTCGACGTCCCTCGCGTTCGCCGCAGCCTGTCGCGAACTCGGTGTGACGTCGGTGTCGGTGGCCGCCACCTATCCCGCCCCGGTCGCCGACGGCTTCACGGCCTTCCTCGCCGGCGCGGGCGTGACGGTGATCTCCTCGTCCGCGCACGACATCCACACCGCCACCGAAGCCGGAATCCTGGACGGCGACAACCTATTCGAGATGGTCCGGGCGGCCGACTCACCCGATGTACAGGCGATTCTGGTGCCCGACACCGCCTTGCACACGATCGGCTGGGTCGCCGACCTCGAGCGCGAGATCGGCAAGCCCGTCCTGACCGCCAATCAGGTCACCGTCTGGCAGGCCACCCGACTGGTGGGTGTGGACGCGACGACCAACGGGTTGGGCATGCTGTTCACGTCGGACGCGGCCGCGTCCGCCTGACGTCGTACCCATCACGACCGCGGACAGGCCGCCGGAACGTCGGACCGGTGAACGTCACGCGCCTGGGCCTCCCGGAGCCGTCGGTAGTGCCGGTTGCGCGTACGCAACACGATCGTGGCGAGGGTTGCCGACAGCACCGAGCCGAACAGCACGCCGACCTTGACGTACTCCTGCCGGTCGGGATCGTCGGCGAAGGCCAGTTCGCCGATCAACAACGACACGGTGAACCCGATGCCCGCCAGCATGGCGGCGCCGACCACATCGACCCATTTCAGGCTCGTGTCGAGGGCTGCCGGGGTCGCCTTTGTCACCAGCCATGTGGTCCCGAGGATCCCCACGACCTTGCCGATCACCAGCCCGGCCACGATCCCCAGCGCCACCGGCTCGGAGAGCACCGAGACGAGGCCACCGAGCCCGCCGAACGCCACCCCGGCGGCGAAGAATGCGAACACCGGGACGGCCAGCCCCGCGGAGAGCGGTCGGATCCTGTGCTCGAAATGTTCAGCCAAACCGGGGCCACCATCCCGGTCGCCGGTTCTGTTGGCACGCAACACCGGCACAGTGAACCCGAGCAGCACACCGGCAACCGTGGCGTGCACCCCCGACTCGTGCACAAAGGTCCAGGTGAACGCGGCCAGGGGGACCAGCAACCACCACGATGTGATGCGGCGCTGAACGAGAATCGCGAACAGCGCCAACGGAAGCAGGGCAAGACCCAGGAAGGTCACGTCGATGGTGTCGCTGTAGAACACCGCGATGATCGTGATTGCCAACAGGTCGTCGACCACAGCGAGCGTGAGCAAGAATGTCCGCAAGGCGATCGGCAGATGCGTCGCGACCACCGCCAGAATCGCGATGGCGAAGGCGATATCGGTTGCTGCCGGTATCGCCCAGCCCTGCATCGCCGCCGCGCCCTGCCGGTAGGTCACGGCGATGAACAGTGCTGCGGGAACGACCATTCCGCCGATCGCCGCGGCGATCGGCAGGGCCGCGCGCCGCGGATCGCGGAGATCGCCGGCCACGAACTCTCGTTTGAGTTCCAGTCCGACGACGAAGAAGAAGATCGCGAGCAGGCCGTCGGCCGCCCAGGCCGACAGACTCAGATCCAGATGCAGGCCGACCACATCCGCGCCGACCTGGGTCTCGCCGAGCGCCTCGTAGCCGCCACCCCATGGCGAGTTCGCCCAGATGAGCGCCAGCAGGGCGGCACCCAGCAGCAGGAAGCCACCGACGGCGTCCCGCCGCAGGAGGTTAGCGACCGACAACGACCTTTTGGTTTGTGGGAATACGGGTTTCGCCGACACCGATTCGGTCATGGCGAAACATCGTTCGCCACGAGATAGTGTTTGCGCTCGCTCATCGAGCAATGATGAACCCACATGAGGTGTCCTTCGCCTTTCGTCGCCGACTGTTCACACGTGGGCGTCGCACCAGCGACAGCACCTCGTGGCCGACCAGGCTTCCCGGCACACCGCGGACCAGTGTAGCCGAACGAATCCTCATGGCGCACATCGATTGCCTGCGAGCACCGTAGATCTCTGTCGAAATAGTCTGCTCCACAACGGATTACCGAACCGACCCGTAGGCCGGCTCGGTTGGCTGCAGAGCGTCAGGTCATCGACGGCGTGATCGCGATGCCCACGGTGCCCGACTTGCCGCGCCGCCATGACGACGCCGTAACCAGGGCCTTGCCCAGCAGTCCGTACTTGCGACCGATGAGTTCACGGGCGCGTTCGGTCCCCGCCGCGTCGAGAATCTCGGCCGTGCCGGTGACCGCGGCGCCGCGCCTTTTCTTCCCGCGGGCATCACAGGCCTGCACCTCGACCCGGTTGTCACGGCGGATACGTTTCACCTTCCACGACTCTGTTTCCGTCCACACCACCATGCGGCCGCCGTCCATCGCAGCCCAGATGGGCGTGGGTTTCGGCGTGCCGTCTTTGCGAAACGTGGTCAGCAGAACGTATTTGGCGTCGGCGGCCTCGCCGAATGGTGACTGCGCATCAGACATGACCGTCAGGCTACCCGCGCGAACAGCGACTGCCCGTCGTCGGCCGACAGCGACTCGGCCACCAGCCCGGCCTCGGACAAGGTCGCCCACGCGGTGACCTGATTGGCCGACAGCACCGGCTTGCCGAGTTCGGCCTCCATCAGCCCGAGGATCTCGTAGGTCCACAGGTTGGTGCAGGACACGAAGATCGCATCGGCGTCGGGGTGATCGGCCCGTCGGATCAGATCGCAGGTGACGGCGTACGGAATCGTCCAGATCTCGTGGTCGCGGCCCAGACCCGCCTGCGACACCACCGTCCGGCCGGCCTCGCCGATGAAGTCGCAGAGCAGCCCGGTCAGCGCCGACGTGTACGGCGTGGCCACCGCGATCCGACTGATGTCCATCGCGTCGAGCGCGCGCACCAGCGCCTCGGATGTGGTCACCGCCGCGGTCGCGCCGGCCGCGACCATACAGTGCGACAACTCCCTGGCACCTTGCATACCGTAGACGAAACTCCCGGACGCACAGGCATATCCGACCACCCGCGGCCCGACCGCGGTGATGCTGTGGACGGCGGCGGCGATGTCGGCGTGATTGTTGAGATCACGGCACAGGTCGACGTCGACCGGGGCATCGATGAAGCCGGTCCGCGTGAAGTAGATCGACGCCGAGTCCGGCATCCACCGCCACAGCTCACGATCGAGGGCCATGTCGAACGGACACACCATGCCGATACCCACCTGCTGCTGCGGGACGCCCGTGACCTCTACCGGTTTCATGCAGGAATGATAGGACGTTGTCGGATTGTCAACAATCTGTGCGAGGTGACATTTGTGTTACACGATCTCCGCTGGTCAGTCGCCGATTTCGATCACAATCACACGCTCGGCACGCGGGCTCTCTCGGTGCGGGTCGGTCGGGTGAGAGCGGGTCGTCGACGGCCCACGTCACCCGACACGGCAATCGTCGCCCAACACGATCCGCGTCAGCCCAGTGGACCTGCGAGACGCGCCGCTGCCCGCGCCACCGCGACCCGCTCGCGCGTCACGCACTCGTACGCGTGGTCGTTGACGATCCCGCTCGCTTGCAGGAGTGCGAACATCGTGGTGGGTCCGACGAACTTCCAGCCGCGCTTCTTGAGCTCCTTGGACAGCGCCACCGACTCCGCCGAGGTGGTCTGCGACTGCGGTTCCGGTTCTGCCTCGGACTCGTAGCGCCAGAAGAACCCGGGCAGTGATCCCTGCGTATCGATCAGTTCCGCGGCCCGCCGGGCGTTGTTGATGGTCGCCTCGATCTTGCCCCGATGGCGGATGATGCCCGCATCACCGAGGAGCCGGTCGACGTCGGCCTCGGTGAAGCGGGCCACCTTCTCGATGGAGAAGCCGGCGAACGCGGCCCGGAAGTTCTCCCGTTTGGTGAGGATGGTCCGCCAGCTCAGACCGGACTGGAAGCCCTCGAGGGCCACCCGTTCGAAGAATGCGTCGTCGCCGTGGAGAGGAAATCCCCATTCGTCGTCGTGATAGGACGTCTCCGGCTCGACCGCGGCCCAGCCGCAGCGTGTCACGCCGTCGTCTCCGGTGGTCACAAACGACATGGCTACTCCTCTGTTCGGCGGACGATCGGCACCCTACCGGGTGGCTACGACACGTCAGGCCGACGCGGTGATCGGCATCTGCAGCTCGGTCTGCCACTTCTGCTCCGGCTCCGGATGGCTGACCAGATACACCTCGCGGGCGGTGCCGTCGGTGACGTACCCGTTGTCCTCGATCCAGGTCGCCAAGGTCTGGTATCCCTCGCCGATGTTGGCCATCTCGCCGTGATGCACGTAGGCGGCGACCTGCTCCTGCGCCGGCAGCGTGGAGACCTCGAGGCCGTCGACGCTCACGTCGTCGGCGACGGTGCACGCCGCGCTGACCGACAGCTTTCCGTCGGCGGTGGGCGCGTAGGTCGCGACGATCGGTCCCGCGGGCTCGACCCCGGACGGCCCCAGAATGGCGAACAGTTCGCCGAACAGCCGTTGGATGACGGGTCCGACGTCGGCGGAGTCGGTGCTCTCGGCGACGCCGGTGACCGACGCGATGCGTAGGGCGTCGACGGATTTCACGGTGACGGAACTGGTGCTCATGGTGCCTTCCCTCTCGATCATCCGGAGTCTCGCCTCGATGCGTCGGAGCCGGTCGGTGTCGGCCTCGATCTGGGCGGCCACCTGCGATTGCCGCAGCGTGAGCATGCCCCGCAACTCGGCGGTGTCGACGTCGGCGTCGATGATCCGGGTCACCTCCGACAAGGTGAACCCCAGATCCTTCAGCGCGACCAGCCGATTGAGTCGGCGCAGTTGCTCGGCCTCGTAGTACCGATAGCCGGTGAACGCGTCGACCCGTGCCGGTTGCAGCAACCCGATCGAGTCGTAGTGGCGCAACATTCGCACCGACACCCGACCCATCGTGGCGAAATCTCCGATGGTGAACATGACACGATCACACTCCTGTCTCACACGGTGTCAGGGTCAAGCGCTCCGAGCCATGTCCGCGTCGTTATCTTCTCGTTATCGTGCGTTGCGATCGGATCGCAGATGCATCCTCGGTGGCGCTTGCAGGGGCCGCACGCACATACCGTGGGGACATCGGAGGAGGCAGCATGATGCAACGGGATGATCGATGACGGTTCTCGACAGTCCGCGCGCACCGGCGATCGGACCGGTCGCTCCGTCCGACCTCGACCTCGCCGGCTTGCTCGGCCGCGTCGCCGACGGCGACCACACCGCCTTTGCCGAGCTCTACGATCACACCTGCGAGCGGGTGTTCGGCATGGTGCAGCGCGTGCTGCGCGATCCCGGGTACAGCGAGGAAACCACGCAAGAGGTCTACCTGCACGTGTGGCGCTCGGCCGGATCCTTCGACCCGGCCGCCGGATCGGCCCTCGCGTGGCTGATCACGCTGGCACATCGTCGTGCCGTCGACCGGGTGCGCGCGGAGGCCGCGGCACAGCGTCGGAGCACCACCTTCGGGCTCGCGTCACGACCCCGCGAAGTCGACGAGGTGTCCGACGCCGTGGAATTGCGGGCACGCCGCCGCGAGGTCCGCGACGGCATGGAGGCGCTCACCGCACTACAGCGAGAATCGGTGGAACTGGCCTACTTTCAGGGTCTGACCTACCGAGAGGTGGCGGAGCGTCTGGACATCGGGTTGCCGACGGTGAAGTCGCGCATCCGCGACGGCATGCGCCGACTGCGGGCGCAGCTGGAGCCCGGCCAGGCCGCATAGCGAAACCCGCACTCAGCAACCCCTGCCCATGACCGAAATCGGCTCCCTCAGCGGGCACCGAGGGGATATCCCCTCGGACCGACCTGAGAGAGCCGATTCCAGTCAGTACCGACTCTGCCGGCTCAGCCGAGCACCAACGATTCCCCGTCGGCACCCACGTTCACCGGCACGACGTCGCCGTCGTGGATGTTGCCGGCCAGCAACGACTTCGCGAGCTGGTCGCCGATCGCCTGCTGCACCAGCCGCCGCAGCGGACGGGCACCGTAGAGCGGATCGAAACCACGTTCGGCCAGCCATTCCTTGGCCTTCGGCGTCACCTCGAGCTCCAGCCGACGCTGCGCCAGGCGCTTGCCCAGCTGAGCGAGCTGGATGTCGACGATGGAGACCAGTTCCTCCGGGCTCAGCGCGTCGAAGACGATGACGTCGTCGAGCCGGTTGATGAACTCCGGCTTGAACCGACTGCGCACGGCCATCATCACCTGGTCCTTGTCACCACCCGCGCCCAGGTTGGATGTGAGGATGAGGATGGTGTTGCGGAAGTCCACCGTGCGTCCCTGACCGTCGGTCAGGCGACCTTCGTCGAGCACCTGCAGCAGCACGTCGAACACGTCCGGGTGGGCTTTCTCGATCTCGTCGAACAGCACCACCGTGTACGGACGGCGCCGCACCGCCTCGGTCAGCTGACCGCCCGCCTCGTAGCCGACGTAGCCGGGAGGTGCACCGACAAGCCGTGCGACGCTGTGCTTCTCGCCGTACTCACTCATGTCGATACGCACCATCGCACGCTCGTCGTCGAACAGGAACTCGGCCAGCGCCTTGGCCAGCTCGGTCTTGCCGACGCCGGTGGGGCCGAGGAACATGAACGAGCCCAGCGGACGGTTCGGATCGGCCACGCCGGCACGGGCACGCCGCACCGCGTCGGACACCGCCTGCACCGCCACCTTCTGGCCGATGACCCGTTGTCCGAGTTCGTCTTCCATGCGCAGCAGCTTGGCGGTCTCGCCTTCCAACATGCGGCCGGCGGGGATTCCGGTCCACGACGACACGACCTGCGCCACGTCGTCGGGTCCGACCTCCTCCTGCAGCATCACGTCCTGGCCGGGGTCGGTGCCGGTCTTCTCCAGCGCCGCCGCCAGTTCCTTCTCCAGGCCGGGGATCTTGCCGTAGCGCAGCTCGGCGGCACGGCCGAGGTCGCTCTCGCGTTCGGCGCGATCGGCCTCTCCGCGAAGACGTTCCAGCTCCTCCTTGACGTCACGGACGGCGTCGATGGCGGTCTTCTCCGACTGCCAGCGGGCCGAGAGCTCGTTGAGCTTCTCCTTCTGGTCGGCGAGTTCGCCGCGCAGCTTCTCCAGGCGCTCCTTCGAGGCCTCGTCGGTCTCCTTCTGCAGGGCGACCTCCTCGACCTCGAGGCGGCGCACGATGCGCTCGACCTCGTCGATCTCGACCGGCCGCGAGTCGATCTCCATCCGCAGCCGCGACGCGGCCTCGTCGACGAGGTCGATCGCCTTGTCCGGCAGGAAACGTGAGGTGATGTAGCGATCCGACAGCGTGGCCGCCGACACCAGCGCGGAGTCGGTGATGCGCACACCGTGGTGCACCTCGTAGCGATCCTTGAGCCCACGCAGGATGCCGATGGTGTCCTCCACCGACGGCTCACCCACATAGACCTGCTGGAAGCGTCGCTCGAGGGCAGCATCCTTCTCGATGTGCTGGCGGTACTCCTCCAACGTCGTGGCGCCCACCAGCCGCAGCTCACCGCGGGCGAGCATCGGCTTGATCATGTTGCCGGCGTCCATCGCGGAGTCGCCGGTCGCACCGGCACCGACGATGGTGTGCAGCTCGTCGATGAAGGTGATGACCTGACCGGCCGATCCCTTGATCTCGTCGAGCACCGCCTTCAGACGCTCCTCGAACTCGCCGCGATACTTGGCGCCGGCCACCATCGAACCCATGTCCAGGGAGATGACCGTCTTGTTCCGCAGGGACTCCGGGACGTCGCCGGCGATGATGCGCTGCGCCAGTCCCTCGACGATGGCCGTCTTGCCGACGCCCGGCTCACCGATGAGGACCGGGTTGTTCTTGGTGCGGCGGCTCAGCACCTGCACCACGCGGCGGATCTCGGTGTCACGGCCGATGACCGGGTCGAGTTTGCCCTCCCGAGCGGCTGCGGTCAGGTCCGTGGAGTACTTCTCCAGCGCCTGATAGGTCGATTCCGGGTCCTCGCTGGTCACGCGGGCACTGCCGCGCACCGACACGAAGGCGTCGCGCAGGGCCTGCGGAGTCGCGCCGACATTCGCCAGGAGCTTGGCGGCGTCCGAGTCGCCGGTCGCCAGGCCGACGAGGATGTGCTCGGTGGAGACGTACTCGTCGTCGAGCTCACCGGCGAGCTGCTGGGCTGCGCTGATCGCCGCGATCGACTCGCGGGAGAGCTGCGGCTGCGCACTCGCGCTGGACACCGTCGGAGCGCGGCTCACCAGCGCCTGGGCCTGCGACCGAACCGTCGACGGGTCCACCCCGACCGCCTTCAGCAGCGGTGCGGCGATGCCGTCGGACTGGTCGAGCAGCGCCACCAGGATGTGAGCCGGGCGCACGTCGGAATTGCCAGCAGAGGCCGCCGCCTGCACAGCGGCGCTCAGGGCCTGCTGCGTCTTGGTGGTCGGGTTGAAGCTGTCCACGGGCGTGTACCTTTCTCTCTTTAGTCCAACAGGCTCAAGTATGAGCCATTCGGCAGGTGTAACGCCAGCTAAGTTGAGTCCATTCCGCTCAACCTTACCGACGCTATGAAGTGGGTCACACTCATGGTCGCAGCCACGCTCAACACCCGACGCTGCGCTCCCCACCCACGACGAGAAAGGGCCGAAGGTCCCACCACCGGTGGCCGAGAGCCCGACTGCAACCGCCGCCGGCCGCAATATAGTTCGGGTAGCGGCGCCGTTCGACGCGTCGCTGCTCGACGAGGAGGCGACCGGATGTCAACGGTGCTGATGACAGGATTCCCCGGCTTTCTCGGATCAGCACTGTTGCCGCGTGTGCTCGCCCGCCGGTCAGGTTCGACGATGCTGTGTGTTGTTCAGGATCGCCATCTCGACACCGCTCGCGAGCGGCTCGCCACCATCGAGCAGGCCCATCCCGACATCGCCGACCGCACCGAACTCGTCGTCGGCGACATCACCGTGGCAGGTCTGGGCCTGGGTGCCGATGCCGCACGAGATGTCGACGAGGTGTGGCACCTGGCCGCCGTGTACGACCTCGCGGTGGGACTCGAAATCGCGCAGAAGGTGAATGTCGACGGCACCGCCAACGTCATCGCGTTCTGCCAGGGACTGAGCAGACTACGCCGCCTGCAGTACGTCAGCACCTGTTATGTCAGCGGACGGTACGACGGCGAGTTCGGCGAGGACGATCTCGACGTCGGCCAGGAGTTCTACAACCACTACGAGACAACCAAGTTCGAGGCGGAGAAGCTGGTCCGGGCCGTCATCGCCGACGGGTTGCCGGCGACGATCTACCGTCCCGGCATCGTCGTCGGCGACTCCGTCACCGGCGAGACGCAGAAGTACGACGGGCCGTACTTCGTCGCCGAATTCCTGCGCCGCCAACGGTTGCCCGTCGCGATGCTGCCCGCCGTCGACAAGACGGTACGGACCTCGCTCGTGCCGCGCGACTTCGTCATCGCCGCGATGGACGAATTGTCGGTGCACGAGGCGACGGTCGGCCGCACCTACGCACTCACCGACCCCGAACCGCCGGCCGCGGCGGAGGTCGCGCAGACCTTCGCCCACCACCTCGGCAAACGGGTCGTCTACCTCCCGGTGCCGCTGGGCATCGTGCGGACCGCGCTGAACACCGTTCCCGGCCTCGAATGGGCTCTCGGCATGCCCGCCGAGGTGATCGACTACTTCTCCACCCGCACCTCGTACTCGACGACGAACACCGTCGCCGAGCTCGACGGGACCGGTGTCGAATGTCCACCGTTCGCCGACTACGCCGACCGGCTGCTCGACTTCATGCTCGCGCACCCCGCCATCGGCTCGGCCGCCATGGTCTGACGCACCCCACCGCACAGGATCGAAATCATCATGGTCGCCCACACCTCCGGACTCATCGCCAACGTCAGCCTGGCCTCGTCGCAGCGTGACTACGACGTCACCGGTAACTTCCTGCATCACCGGTTTCGCATCGTGCGACAGGGCACCGACGGCAACCTCGCCGATGCCGAGGCGTTGGCCCGGTCGTGGCAGGAGCGCGGCGCCACCGTCGTCGCGGTGACCGGCATCCGCGAGGCGCGTGCCGTCGGCCTCTACCGCGGTGACCTCGCCGCGCTGCAGAAGGTCCGGCGAGCGGTCACCGACACGCTGGTAACCGACGGTCATCGGCTGCGGGACATCCTGCAGGAGTGGGCCATCCGCCACGTCCAAGACGAGATGCCCGGGCTCTTCAACAATGCCCGGGTGGCGGCCCTGGGGGGCGACAACCACGACCGCACGGTACGGATCCTGCGCGAGTACACCGACAACATCACCGTCGCCGACCCGCTGCTGCCCTTCGACATCCCGGCCCGACTCGATGCGGTCCCGGCTCTCGCCATGCTCGCCGACGTCGGCACCCTGTCGATGCAGGTTCTGCCCGATCCGATCCGATCCCGAATCGGCATTCCCCACTTCGTCAACGATCGACTGATGGCGCGCACAGCCGCCCGGGAAGCCGATGTGGTGGTCGCCACCTACGAAGAGCTGGCCGGCTTCGGCCTCGAGGACCTCGCCGGCAAGACCCTGGTGACCGCCTCGATCGACGACGAGCGGCTCACCGAACTCGCCTCCCGCGGAGTGGATATGGTGATCGATGCGACGCCACAACCCTTTGCGGTCACCGTCAACGCCGCCGTCCTCGAAGCACTGATGATG containing:
- a CDS encoding DUF3830 family protein, which codes for MSDRYITVTLEQRGVTAVAKLLDDEAPRTAAAVWDALPLGDQVYHGKFARNEIYTLVPAFAPVEPGPENTTVTPIPGDLCYFTFDGVLENPAYGYEPGGAPGNHRLLIDVAVFYGRNNLLVNGDVGWVPGNVFGTITEGLDEFAAACNDVWMGGARGETLSYRRA
- a CDS encoding amidase; this encodes MHTTARWCTAGELAAGYRSGAFSPVTVADELLQTIDAENPAINAYCLVDPDAAMADARASAQRHATGVPLGPLDGVPVSIKDLFLTAGWPTLRGSELIHATDDEWAVDAPAVARLREAGAVLLGKVTTPEFGWKGVTDSPRCGVTRNPWNTERTSGGSSGGSAAAVAAGLGPLSIGTDGGGSIRIPASFCGIVGLKPTFGRVPLYPASPFGTLAHAGPMTRTVTDCAVMLDVLSGFDSRDWWAMPTPTTNSADILAETPHDLRGVRIAYSPDLGFGLNDPAVQRNTDAAVQQLRELGATVTEIDLGWDDPAWAYHILWFSGADVVVRAQGPGAHEKIDHGLAAALARHAGFSATDYLDATAVRMALGVEMGKLHLDHDVLITPSTPRVAFEAGVDVPAGSDSPDWTSWTPYSYPFNLTGQPAITVPSGFDHSGPAALPTGLQIVGARHHDDMVLRVAAAYERVAPFATREGGR
- a CDS encoding maleate cis-trans isomerase family protein, producing the protein MTTRTPTVALLYPGHAAEDDYPLAETALDGTIRLPVIITEIESDDHTVEAMRAVGTDMPLREGANRALAHAPDALIWACTSGSFLYGWDGAHEQVARVAEQVGLPVSSTSLAFAAACRELGVTSVSVAATYPAPVADGFTAFLAGAGVTVISSSAHDIHTATEAGILDGDNLFEMVRAADSPDVQAILVPDTALHTIGWVADLEREIGKPVLTANQVTVWQATRLVGVDATTNGLGMLFTSDAAASA
- the nhaA gene encoding Na+/H+ antiporter NhaA, whose product is MTESVSAKPVFPQTKRSLSVANLLRRDAVGGFLLLGAALLALIWANSPWGGGYEALGETQVGADVVGLHLDLSLSAWAADGLLAIFFFVVGLELKREFVAGDLRDPRRAALPIAAAIGGMVVPAALFIAVTYRQGAAAMQGWAIPAATDIAFAIAILAVVATHLPIALRTFLLTLAVVDDLLAITIIAVFYSDTIDVTFLGLALLPLALFAILVQRRITSWWLLVPLAAFTWTFVHESGVHATVAGVLLGFTVPVLRANRTGDRDGGPGLAEHFEHRIRPLSAGLAVPVFAFFAAGVAFGGLGGLVSVLSEPVALGIVAGLVIGKVVGILGTTWLVTKATPAALDTSLKWVDVVGAAMLAGIGFTVSLLIGELAFADDPDRQEYVKVGVLFGSVLSATLATIVLRTRNRHYRRLREAQARDVHRSDVPAACPRS
- a CDS encoding PPOX class F420-dependent oxidoreductase, producing MSDAQSPFGEAADAKYVLLTTFRKDGTPKPTPIWAAMDGGRMVVWTETESWKVKRIRRDNRVEVQACDARGKKRRGAAVTGTAEILDAAGTERARELIGRKYGLLGKALVTASSWRRGKSGTVGIAITPSMT
- a CDS encoding maleate cis-trans isomerase family protein; this encodes MKPVEVTGVPQQQVGIGMVCPFDMALDRELWRWMPDSASIYFTRTGFIDAPVDVDLCRDLNNHADIAAAVHSITAVGPRVVGYACASGSFVYGMQGARELSHCMVAAGATAAVTTSEALVRALDAMDISRIAVATPYTSALTGLLCDFIGEAGRTVVSQAGLGRDHEIWTIPYAVTCDLIRRADHPDADAIFVSCTNLWTYEILGLMEAELGKPVLSANQVTAWATLSEAGLVAESLSADDGQSLFARVA
- a CDS encoding DNA-3-methyladenine glycosylase I, yielding MSFVTTGDDGVTRCGWAAVEPETSYHDDEWGFPLHGDDAFFERVALEGFQSGLSWRTILTKRENFRAAFAGFSIEKVARFTEADVDRLLGDAGIIRHRGKIEATINNARRAAELIDTQGSLPGFFWRYESEAEPEPQSQTTSAESVALSKELKKRGWKFVGPTTMFALLQASGIVNDHAYECVTRERVAVARAAARLAGPLG
- a CDS encoding MerR family transcriptional regulator, coding for MFTIGDFATMGRVSVRMLRHYDSIGLLQPARVDAFTGYRYYEAEQLRRLNRLVALKDLGFTLSEVTRIIDADVDTAELRGMLTLRQSQVAAQIEADTDRLRRIEARLRMIEREGTMSTSSVTVKSVDALRIASVTGVAESTDSADVGPVIQRLFGELFAILGPSGVEPAGPIVATYAPTADGKLSVSAACTVADDVSVDGLEVSTLPAQEQVAAYVHHGEMANIGEGYQTLATWIEDNGYVTDGTAREVYLVSHPEPEQKWQTELQMPITASA
- the sigK gene encoding ECF RNA polymerase sigma factor SigK, which codes for MTVLDSPRAPAIGPVAPSDLDLAGLLGRVADGDHTAFAELYDHTCERVFGMVQRVLRDPGYSEETTQEVYLHVWRSAGSFDPAAGSALAWLITLAHRRAVDRVRAEAAAQRRSTTFGLASRPREVDEVSDAVELRARRREVRDGMEALTALQRESVELAYFQGLTYREVAERLDIGLPTVKSRIRDGMRRLRAQLEPGQAA